One part of the Mya arenaria isolate MELC-2E11 chromosome 3, ASM2691426v1 genome encodes these proteins:
- the LOC128227161 gene encoding sodium/glucose cotransporter 4-like: MAADLTNVTSAFKNTGVGTADVIIIVIYLAFCLAVGLWATWRTQRSSVKGYFLAGRDMLWFAIGASLFSSNIGSGSFVGLAGTGAASGIAVASYELNGLFCLLLLAWLFVPVYIASGVYTLPEYLKKRFGGQRLQVYMSVLSLLIYVFTKISADIYAGGIFIQQSVGWNMYVGIIALLAITAIYTVSGGLKAVIYTDTLQTVIMCVGAIILMAISFAKVGGMNRLYKEYPLSIPTPLVNGSDCGVPADNAFHLLRDASAADLPWPGNIFGITILSTWYFCSDQVLVQRSLAAKNMHHVKGGSILAAYLKILPLFTTVFPGMISRVLFTDQVACVDPDVCNAVCDNPAGCTNIAYPKLVVELMPKGLKGLMLAAMMAALMSSLTSVFNSSSTIFTMDIWHRIRPGASDGELLVVGRVFVLVLVGVSVVWIPVLQASQGGQLFNYIQSVTGYLVPPVLSLYLLAILWKRTNEKGAFWGLMVGMVVGIIRMGLDFGYSSPGCGEKDTRPAFISQIHFLHFTIILFFISLATTMIVSLISEPIDGKHLLRLTWWTRYSTADREPFPEELAFSQKADLARAHHLEDQQQHPQVELPRWRRILYVICGYESPHAQQTVSEEEKREHQRLLTSIEEHPTWKWVVNSNALLLMVIGMFLWGFYS; this comes from the exons GCAACATGGCGGACCCAGCGTTCCAGTGTGAAGGGATACTTCCTCGCGGGAAGGGACATGCTTTGGTTTGCA ATCGGGGCTTCTCTATTCTCTAGTAACATCGGAAGCGGAAGTTTTGTCGGTCTTGCCGGCACAGGAGCGGCTTCCGGTATCGCCGTCGCCAGCTACGAACTTAAT GGCCTGTTTTGTCTGCTGCTTCTCGCATGGCTGTTTGTGCCCGTGTACATTGCTAGTGGG GTATACACGCTACCAGAGTACCTAAAGAAGCGGTTTGGCGGCCAGCGTCTCCAGGTGTACATGTCCGTACTCTCCCTCCTCATCTACGTATTCACGAAAATCTCG GCGGACATCTATGCGGGCGGAATCTTCATCCAGCAGTCTGTTGGTTGGAACATGTACGTTGGTATTATAGCGCTTCTCGCAATCACCGCCATTTACACAGTCTCAG GCGGGTTGAAGGCCGTGATCTACACGGACACATTGCAGACTGTCATCATGTGTGTCGGCGCCATTATCCTCATGGCCATCA GTTTCGCAAAGGTTGGCGGAATGAATCGGCTGTACAAGGAGTACCCCTTGTCTATCCCGACCCCCCTGGTGAACGGGTCGGATTGCGGCGTCCCAGCGGATAATGCGTTCCACCTGCTGCGGGACGCCTCCGCGGCCGACCTTCCCTGGCCAGGCAATATATTCGGCATAACCATTCTCTCTACATGGTACTTCTGCTCGGACCAG GTGTTGGTACAGCGATCGCTGGCGGCTAAGAACATGCACCATGTGAAGGGCGGCTCGATTCTGGCGGCGTACCTGAAGATACTGCCCCTGTTCACCACCGTGTTCCCGGGCATGATAAGCAGAGTCCTCTTCACAG ACCAGGTAGCGTGCGTGGACCCGGATGTGTGCAACGCGGTGTGCGACAATCCGGCCGGATGTACCAACATCGCCTACCCAAAACTGGTCGTGGAGCTCATGCCTAAAG GTTTGAAGGGTCTGATGTTGGCGGCGATGATGGCGGCGCTAATGTCGTCCCTGACGTCCGTGTTCAACTCCTCATCTACAATCTTCACCATGGACATTTGGCACCGCATTCGTCCGGGGGCCTCAGACGGGGAACTCCTGGTCGTGGGCAG GGTGTTTGTGTTGGTCCTGGTGGGTGTGAGTGTGGTGTGGATCCCGGTGCTACAGGCGTCCCAGGGTGGCCAGCTCTTCAACTACATCCAGTCCGTGACCGGCTACCTCGTGCCGCCCGTGCTCTCCCTCTACCTGCTCGCCATTCTCTGGAAGCGGACCAACGAGAAG GGTGCCTTTTGGGGACTAATGGTTGGAATGGTAGTGGGCATAATTCGGATGGGACTGGATTTTGGATACAGCAGTCCTGGATGTGGGGAGAAGGACACACGGCCGGCTTTCATCTCTCAGATCCACTTCCTTCATTTCACAATCATCCTCTTTTTCATCAGCTTGGCCACAACGATGATTGTTTCACTTATAAGTGAACCCATCGATGGAAAACAT TTGTTGCGGTTGACGTGGTGGACGCGGTATAGCACAGCCGACCGAGAGCCGTTTCCGGAAGAGTTGGCGTTCTCGCAGAAGGCAGACCTGGCGCGTGCCCACCACCTCGAAGACCAGCAGCAACATCCACAGG TGGAACTGCCTCGGTGGCGACGTATCTTGTACGTAATATGTGGGTACGAGTCCCCGCACGCGCAGCAGACCGTATCGGAGGAGGAGAAGCGCGAGCACCAGCGTCTGCTGACGTCAATCGAGGAACACCCGACGTGGAAATGGGTTGTCAACTCGAACGCCCTGCTCCTTATGGTCATTGGAATGTTCCTTTGGGGATTCTACTCGTAA